A single window of Salvia splendens isolate huo1 chromosome 8, SspV2, whole genome shotgun sequence DNA harbors:
- the LOC121744804 gene encoding BRASSINOSTEROID INSENSITIVE 1-associated receptor kinase 1-like → MDRWSMGMILRVAYLCLVLVFAGFSQVSANVEGDALNALKTNLADPNNVLQSWDPTLVNPCTWFHVTCNSDNFVTRVDLGNANLSGQLVPQLGQLLSLQYLELYSNNISGRVPPELGNLTDLVSLDLYLNRLTGPIPDTLYKLQKLRFLRLNNNSLTEHIPYSLTTINTLQVLDLSNNNLTGPIPTNGSFQLFTPISFQGNQLEALPPPPPTVPPTTPSGSGVGNSATGAIAGGVAAAAAFLFAVPAIALAWYRRRKPQDHFFDVPAEEDPEVHLGQLKRFSLRELQVATDNFSNHNILGRGGFGKVYKGRLADGTLVAVKRLKEERTQGGELQFQTEVEMISMAVHRNLLRLRGFCMTPTERLLVYPYMSNGSVASCLRERKESQSPLDWQTRKHIALGSARGLAYLHDHCDPKIIHRDVKAANILLDEDFEAVVGDFGLAKLMDYKDTHVTTAVRGTIGHIAPEYLSTGKSSEKTDVFGYGVMLLELITGQRAFDLARLANDDDVMLLDWVKGLLKDSRLEPLVDQDLEGNYIKEEVEQLIQVALLCTQGSPMERPKMSEVVRMLEGDGLAERWEEWQKEEMFRQEVNHHTNLGTEWIIMDSMSNVRPDELSGPR, encoded by the exons ATGGATCGGTGGTCAATGGGCATGATCTTGCGGGTGGCTTATCTGTGCTTGGTTCTGGTGTTTGCTGGATTTTCGCAGGTTTCTGCAAACGTTGAag GGGATGCTTTGAATGCGCTGAAGACTAATTTGGCCGATCCTAATAATGTTCTTCAGAGTTGGGATCCGACCCTTGTGAACCCTTGTACTTGGTTTCATGTCACATGCAATAGTGACAATTTTGTTACTCGTGT TGATCTTGGAAATGCAAATTTGTCTGGCCAACTGGTTCCACAGCTTGGTCAGCTCCTTTCTTTACAGTACTT GGAACTTTACAGCAATAATATTAGTGGAAGGGTTCCACCTGAGCTTGGAAACTTGACCGACTTGGTTAGCTTGGATCTTTATCTGAATAGACTAACTGGTCCAATCCCAGACACACTGTACAAGCTTCAGAAACTACGTTTCTT GAGGCTCAACAACAACAGTCTGACAGAACATATACCTTATTCTCTGACTACCATCAATACACTTCAAGTCCT TGATCTGTCAAATAACAATCTCACAGGACCAATTCCAACTAATGGATCTTTCCAACTTTTCACTCCTATCAG TTTTCAAGGTAATCAATTGGAAGCTcttcctccaccaccacctacAGTTCCACCGACAACCCCGTCTGGTTCTGGAG TTGGCAACAGTGCTACTGGAGCAATTGCAGGAGGAGTTGCTGCAGCAGCTGCCTTTCTATTTGCTGTTCCTGCGATCGCACTTGCTTGGTACCGAAGACGGAAGCCACAAGATCATTTCTTTGACGTTCCTG CTGAGGAGGACCCTGAAGTTCACCTGGGTCAGCTTAAAAGATTTTCCCTACGCGAACTCCAAGTTGCTACAGATAATTTCAGTAACCATAATATTCTTGGGAGAGGTGGATTTGGTAAGGTTTACAAGGGCCGATTAGCAGATGGTACCCTAGTGGCCGTCAAAAGACTAAAAGAAGAGCGTACTCAAGGTGGAGAGCTACAATTTCAAACAGAAGTAGAGATGATCAGCATGGCTGTACACAGGAATTTACTCCGTTTACGTGGATTCTGTATGACGCCTACTGAAAGGCTTCTTGTTTACCCTTACATGTCTAATGGAAGTGTTGCGTCATGCTTACGAG aGCGAAAAGAGTCACAATCTCCTCTTGATTGGCAAACAAGGAAACACATAGCACTGGGTTCTGCCAGAGGACTCGCTTATTTGCATGATCACTGTGACCCAAAAATCATTCATCGTGATGTCAAAGCTGCCAATATATTGTTGGATGAGGACTTTGAAGCAGTTGTTGGTGACTTTGGGCTGGCCAAACTCATGGACTACAAGGATACTCATGTAACTACAGCTGTGCGTGGGACAATTGGTCATATAGCTCCTGAATACCTGTCTACTGGAAAATCATCCGAGAAAACTGATGTATTTGGTTACGGGGTCATGCTTCTTGAACTCATCACTGGGCAAAGAGCTTTCGATCTTGCTCGACTTGCTAATGATGACGACGTCATGCTACTGGATTGG GTGAAAGGACTTCTCAAGGACAGTAGATTGGAACCATTGGTCGACCAAGACCTCGAAGGGAATTACATTAAAGAAGAGGTGGAGCAGCTTATCCAAGTGGCTCTGCTTTGCACGCAGGGCTCCCCGATGGAACGCCCCAAAATGTCGGAAGTAGTGAGAATGTTGGAAGGCGATGGGTTGGCCGAGAGGTGGGAGGAGTGGCAGAAGGAAGAGATGTTCCGCCAGGAGGTCAACCACCACACAAATTTGGGAACTGAATGGATCATCATGGACTCCATGTCGAACGTCCGTCCCGACGAACTTTCAGGGCCGAGATGA
- the LOC121742967 gene encoding protein RAE1-like isoform X1, giving the protein MVSNFLVSLMPTPFPALYMSMSPLSCITASLSLHFLFQFSLSLAAQNLLDFFFNFFTIQVSIMTRNGAASTIANPNRSTEVVKPPSDSVSSLSFSPKANVFVATSWDNQVVGCWEVKKSGNELSTVHMGSMSHDKPVLCSAWKDDGTTVFSGGCDKQVKMWPLASGGQPVTVAVHDSPVKEVSWIPEMNLLVTGSWDKTLRYWDLRQQSPTWVQQLPDRCYALAVQHSLMVVGTADRNIIVFDLQKPQTEYKRFVSPLQHQTRCLAAFPDKQGFLVGSIGGRVGVHHFDKPQADKTFTFKCHRQGGVVYSVNSLNFHPIHHTFATTGSDGTFSFWDKDNKTRLKETSRCNQAVTCSSFNHDGSIFGYSVCYDWSKGGEKYDPATAKTNIYLHQPLEADVKPRCPVGRGRR; this is encoded by the exons ATGGTTTCAAATTTTCTGGTTAGCTTAATGCCGACGCCGTTCCCCGCGCTATATATGTCAATGTCACCTCTCTCATGCATAACcgcatctctctctcttcattttctcttccaattctctctctctctcgcggCTCAAAACTTGCTTGacttcttcttcaatttcttcacAATACAGGTTTCGATCATGACTAGAAATGGCGCGGCGTCGACCATCGCAAACCCCAACCGATCCACTGAG GTGGTTAAACCTCCTAGTGATTCGGTTTCCAGCCTAAGCTTCAGCCCCAAAGCAAACGTTTTCGTGGCTACTTCGTGGGATAATCaggta GTTGGATGTTGGGAGGTGAAGAAATCTGGTAACGAACTCAGCACTGTTCATATGGGATCAATGTCACACGACAAGCCG GTGCTGTGCTCTGCTTGGAAAGACGATGGGACAACTGTGTTTTCCGGAGGGTGTGACAAGCAAGTTAAGATGTGGCCGTTAGCATCGGGCGGGCAGCCTGTTACAGTGGCTGTGCATGACTCTCCGGTTAAAGAAGTTTCTTGGATCCCGGAGATGAATCTCTTAGTCACCGGAAGCTGGGACAAGACGCTGAG GTATTGGGATCTGAGACAGCAATCTCCAACCTGGGTACAACAACTTCCAGATCGCTGCTATGCACTGGCAGTTCAACATTCTCTTATGGTTGTTGGGACTGCTGACAGAAATATAATCGTCTTCGATTTGCAGAAACCTCAG ACTGAGTATAAGAGATTTGTCTCACCACTCCAGCACCAGACTAGGTGTTTGGCTGCTTTTCCTGATAAGCAAGGTTTCTTG GTTGGTTCAATCGGAGGAAGAGTTGGTGTGCATCATTTTGATAAGCCGCAGGCAGATAAAACTTTTACTTTCAAATGTCACAGGCAAG gCGGTGTGGTTTACTCTGTCAACTCGCTAAACTTTCACCCT ATACATCACACATTTGCTACTACTGGATCAGATGGAACCTTCAGTTTTTGGGACAAGGATAACAAGACGAGGCTCAAG GAAACGTCACGATGCAATCAGGCAGTAACTTGCAGCAGTTTTAACCACGATGGTTCCATCTTTGGATATTCG GTTTGTTATGACTGGAGCAAGGGGGGCGAAAAATATGATCCGGCGACAGCAAAGACCAACATATACCTCCATCAGCCTCTG GAAGCGGATGTAAAACCCAGATGTCCtgtaggaagaggaagaaggtgA
- the LOC121742967 gene encoding protein RAE1-like isoform X2, whose translation MVSNFLVSLMPTPFPALYMSMSPLSCITASLSLHFLFQFSLSLAAQNLLDFFFNFFTIQVSIMTRNGAASTIANPNRSTEVVKPPSDSVSSLSFSPKANVFVATSWDNQVGCWEVKKSGNELSTVHMGSMSHDKPVLCSAWKDDGTTVFSGGCDKQVKMWPLASGGQPVTVAVHDSPVKEVSWIPEMNLLVTGSWDKTLRYWDLRQQSPTWVQQLPDRCYALAVQHSLMVVGTADRNIIVFDLQKPQTEYKRFVSPLQHQTRCLAAFPDKQGFLVGSIGGRVGVHHFDKPQADKTFTFKCHRQGGVVYSVNSLNFHPIHHTFATTGSDGTFSFWDKDNKTRLKETSRCNQAVTCSSFNHDGSIFGYSVCYDWSKGGEKYDPATAKTNIYLHQPLEADVKPRCPVGRGRR comes from the exons ATGGTTTCAAATTTTCTGGTTAGCTTAATGCCGACGCCGTTCCCCGCGCTATATATGTCAATGTCACCTCTCTCATGCATAACcgcatctctctctcttcattttctcttccaattctctctctctctcgcggCTCAAAACTTGCTTGacttcttcttcaatttcttcacAATACAGGTTTCGATCATGACTAGAAATGGCGCGGCGTCGACCATCGCAAACCCCAACCGATCCACTGAG GTGGTTAAACCTCCTAGTGATTCGGTTTCCAGCCTAAGCTTCAGCCCCAAAGCAAACGTTTTCGTGGCTACTTCGTGGGATAATCag GTTGGATGTTGGGAGGTGAAGAAATCTGGTAACGAACTCAGCACTGTTCATATGGGATCAATGTCACACGACAAGCCG GTGCTGTGCTCTGCTTGGAAAGACGATGGGACAACTGTGTTTTCCGGAGGGTGTGACAAGCAAGTTAAGATGTGGCCGTTAGCATCGGGCGGGCAGCCTGTTACAGTGGCTGTGCATGACTCTCCGGTTAAAGAAGTTTCTTGGATCCCGGAGATGAATCTCTTAGTCACCGGAAGCTGGGACAAGACGCTGAG GTATTGGGATCTGAGACAGCAATCTCCAACCTGGGTACAACAACTTCCAGATCGCTGCTATGCACTGGCAGTTCAACATTCTCTTATGGTTGTTGGGACTGCTGACAGAAATATAATCGTCTTCGATTTGCAGAAACCTCAG ACTGAGTATAAGAGATTTGTCTCACCACTCCAGCACCAGACTAGGTGTTTGGCTGCTTTTCCTGATAAGCAAGGTTTCTTG GTTGGTTCAATCGGAGGAAGAGTTGGTGTGCATCATTTTGATAAGCCGCAGGCAGATAAAACTTTTACTTTCAAATGTCACAGGCAAG gCGGTGTGGTTTACTCTGTCAACTCGCTAAACTTTCACCCT ATACATCACACATTTGCTACTACTGGATCAGATGGAACCTTCAGTTTTTGGGACAAGGATAACAAGACGAGGCTCAAG GAAACGTCACGATGCAATCAGGCAGTAACTTGCAGCAGTTTTAACCACGATGGTTCCATCTTTGGATATTCG GTTTGTTATGACTGGAGCAAGGGGGGCGAAAAATATGATCCGGCGACAGCAAAGACCAACATATACCTCCATCAGCCTCTG GAAGCGGATGTAAAACCCAGATGTCCtgtaggaagaggaagaaggtgA